GATCTGAGGTCACGACTTGGAGCATATAGGTAGTCAGAAGCTCAGCTATATAACTGGTGGTTAGACCATGTTGAGCTTTACAAGTTTTTGGCATCATTTCACCATAACTCGCTGGCCAATACTGTTACTGCAATGGTGCCTGCAGaagtatattttttaaatacctGCAAAGTTCCTttagttttgattaataatacaatacaatgatAATTAATAATACATTATTTCAGAGTCACTCATTCATTGCTCTGGTAAGCTGTCTACATCACCGTTAATTAACAGATACCTACACATTAGGCTACAGCAAGACACAAAGAGCAAGACTATTTGCTGAGTGCACGACATGGTTCCTAGTGTTGCTATAGTCTGCTTATATTTTGCCAGTGAAATAAAACCAGTCTGAAAACTGAATCAAATGCTTTAGTGTATATTGCATTAATCTGATGGCAAGTACGACTTAGTCAGTTAGCCTACTTATGTGTAATATACAAATAAAGACACATTCCATTCAAATCAAATGATATATTCATATAGTTAACATACCCATTCTACAAAGACTTTGGGCACAGAACCAAACACCATACTGGAATAAAAGCTGAACAACTGAAATATTgaacatttcaaaataatgaggaCAACATTCATAATGAGTAGTAGTAGCTTTTTAAGGCTGACCTATGggtaaagttaaaaataaaatatcagtaACTGCTTCTACTATCACTGAAAAGAATAACGCACACTGATGGCTTGTCATATGTTTTAAGGCAGGGgaagtttatttatttcagcaaCATGGCAGTTCACATGTTCTACATAGACCTAAAAAGTGCAAAAGAAACACactataaaataacatttaaatacaattaaaaagatCCATTAAAGAGccaagagaaataaaaacaagttaaaataGACGATGACCATGTCAGATACTATAAGAATAAAAGTGTAAGACATGATCAagtatttgatttaataaaagggGCAAACATAAAAGTCTTCAGCCTTAATTAAAAGAGTTGCAGCGGACCTGCAGTTTTCTGTGAGTGTGTTCTGGTTATATGGAGCATAAAAACTGAATGCTCCCTCTCCATGTTTAGTTTTGACTCTGGAGACAGAAAGCTGACCAGACCTGTCTGAGATGACCTGAGAAGTCTGGATTGTTCATAATGTAGCAGAATACCAGAAATATATTTtgggcagattttttttaagttattttattttgaagttcaaATGACCACATATCCGGTACTAGTTGAGTAGTTGTGTAACTTTACACAGCAGAGTGGTGAAGGGGGCCTGGGACGCTATTTCCAGAGACAATGAGACAATGGatggtggaggtgatggagggtAAAGTTTAAGATGTGAATGAATCCCCCAAATAACAACTATCTATACAACAACTGGTGCTTCTACAAATAGAAATATATTTCCGTTGTGCTCCACATGTATGCCCAGGACTAATTGTAATCATATGAAACTTCAGTTGTTGGGAGGTGTAATGTTGCCATCTAGTGTTCAGGATTCATACAATTACAAGAAGCAGTTTTGTTCACTTTATTTcagcattattttttacagcacATTTCATTAATAGAATGCATTACAATATTTCACAACATAAACCCCAGTGTAAAGCTTTTACAATTGCtaagataataaaaaaacatttgtttttgcatattcCATTGCATTTCATTTCAACAGAAATCTCTCTTTAAAACAATTCGAcataattaaaaacatatttgaggGTCGTACAGCAAAAGGAGGTCATATATCCTACTGAGGGATACTCAACTTCCTTTGCAGGAGGCTAGGGGCCAGTTAATATACAAACAGTAATAATATTTATgtgataaaattaataaatgatgtAAATCCAGTCACAGCAACTAGATCAGACCTCTGATGTGGGGTTTGGAGGATCCTCTCCTGGCACTTTTTTAGAAACACACTCTATATTGATGCATGTTTATGCACTCTGGAATCTTATCTACATTCAAAGTGCCAACAATTCTTGTTGTgcatcaatttatttttattgtgaaaatggTCAGCTGGCCCCCAGCACGCTATCGTGTGCCACATTAGGCCTGCAGGACCTAAGCCTAGTATCACTGGCCTACTGCATTAAAATTGTTATATTcatttaagattttaaaaaaagagaggaagaggaagtttTAGTTCTACTTTCTATAAAATCATGGTGCAGAAAACATGATAGCACCAACCAGAGAGGACATTAAAACTGGTTTAACATATGTTCCTGTACAAAGATAGACAgtatacaaacaaaaatgactCTATCAAGcataaacaaagacacaaatctaaAGCCCTGTTCTGTAGTGCGGAGGTAGCTTCCTAAAACAACAAACTACCAACAGTTTCACCCGACAGCTAGAGTCATCTAAAATcaagacaaacagagacagacatagTAAGGCCTGGCATTCTTATGTAATAATGCCAACATATCAAATCTAATGATAAAATGCCACCTAATTTTTGGATTAGTTTGTAACTGTTGACCTCACCAACTTACTCCCTAGCCCTGTtcccaccgagcagtacggtacgaTTGAGTTCGGTGAGCTTTTTCAAGTTTCCACTGTgagaagttgtggatggtaccaatggaaccattttgtgcgtccccatttttggtcccccccctctgttggggtacctagcacacagatctggtccTAAAAGGTAGCGCATACTTCCATCTGcgtcaccggtaatgaggaaatacagagctggatggagcagtaAGCGACAGCAGTGAgcgacaacaaccccacccacactgtttgcggtggaaatgctagggtctagTTACCAAGTCTGAAggattacttttggttccaaaggtaccataccaaaagcgTTTGGTGAAAACAGGGCTCCTGTTTAAAACACACAAGGGggtaggtttcatttcaacatttgggGGGTGGTATATATGAAGTGCCCCCCACTTCATTAAAGGGTAGGACATTTTGGTATCAACGACTTAATTTCCTGGATTCTGGTGGTATTTTTCTGCACCGATTTGTGCTTCTTCTGCattaatttatggtggaaatttctttatttctttataaGTCCTAAGTCCTATCTCAAACATAAAATGACACATGTTGCTTCCTCTTGGATCTGGTACAGCTGTGGTGTTCGAGCCAATTATTTCACAACAACATCCATGGTGGCAAAAATGTTGTTTGAGCCAATCAGGTCACACCTTGAGTGTGACGTAACTGGCTCTCATTGGGGTAAAGTCAGTGGAGTTGAAACAGGAGACTGAAGACAGTGGCTGATTCAGGTTGGAGAATTTAGACATCGTAGTCTTTCCTCGGTGGCTTATTGGCTGGCACGGGTGGTCTGTCAGGATCGCGATCATCATAGGGCTCCTCATAGCGATCGTCATCATTACGGCGGTCCCTGCGGTCATCATTATAGCGGCGGTCATCCTCATAGCGCCCCTCATCGTCATAGCGCTCATTGCGATCACTGTACCTGTCACGTCGCTCAGTGTAGTCGCTGCGGCGGTCGTTGTAGTCGCTGCGCCGATCATCGTAGTCACTGCGCCGATCAGCGTAGTCGCTGCGCCGATCATCGTAGTCGCTGCGCCGATCGTCATAATCCCTGCCTCGGTTGTCGACATCCCTACGGTTCTCGTAGTTGCGCTCGCGCCGTTCCTCGTAGCGGTCACTGCGATCGCCAGGACTCCTCGCACGGTCATCATAACCATGATTGTCCTCTTGCCCATCAGCGCGGCGACTCTCACCATTTCTGGGCGGCTCTTTGTCGCTGTACTCTTCCCCTCGAACTCTGGAAAGAGAACACAACAGTCAGATGTTGGGGTGTGAAGGGGTTTCAGTGTATTGTatttctttgtctgtctgtggactgATCTATAAATGAAACAGTGTCACAACCGTGCATGATCATCATGAGGTTGGTTGTTACACTGAAAGCCGAGTTTAAAAATGGGTGTGGTCCTAACAAGGGGCCTGGAAGAGGGGGGTAGGAAGTAGAGAAGGGGCCCACACTGGTTTTAAGTCGTGGATCAGGGTTGCGGCTGGTGTGATCCCATTGCAAGATAGTCTGTAGTAACACTCTGCACTCCATTAATGCACTTAATCCTGTCAACATATATGactcagtgacatcagtggGATATTGTCTTTGTTCACATCACATCTCTCAGGCTGCTTGTGTGAACAGTGTAaggatttgtgtttttctgaaatCCCAAAATCTGTCTTTGGCTCGGCTCagtacaaaaacacataatataCAGGCTGTATCaaacaatgagagacagacATAGGATGAAAGTAATTTGATCAAATGGAACAAATAAGACCTCGACAAACAGAACAAGTGCAAATATCTGAGGTGTGTTAATGTGGTATGTTGAATTGCGGCTCCTGCGTTTGTTCATGATGTCAGCTGGAATGAATGATATTTGGAAGTGTCTGTTTTGGTGATTCATTTACAAACATTAAGAGGAAGTCAGAGTTTAAAACATCAGGTTGGGGGGGATCGTACAGATATTCTTACACGGAAATATCTAGTaatacaatttcaaacacaagtctcCACCCTACCCACATCACCTGCACTCCTGACTAGACCACTCCCCCGGGATTATAAAACTCCACCCTCCAGGCCTGTGACTCTTTTTAGTCCCTCCCAACATCCCAGGTGAAACAAAGAGAGGACTTTTCACTTTGATAATGTTTTACTGTGTTAATCCTGTGTGTATTATTTAAAGTTAACACATCGTTTTGTGTAATTGTTCTAAGATTCCTGAGTTTAAACTGATGTTTAATGAAGAGAAAGAGTAAATAAAATCTAATTTTCtgatattattttcattattattattgtttaacaTAATGCAGAGGAGTGACACTTTCTTTTAATATTCCTTGTTATAGAAAAAAATCATCCGACAACCACCATTGAACTGTTCGACTACCCTACctgcaataaaatgttgaaacggCTCCCTGGATCCTGCATGTTCAGATGCTCTGTGAGCAAGCGGCAGCATAACTGTACATTTTTTCAATTACATTTCTTGACCTTTTCATTATTTACTGGAAACTCTTTTCCTTTGTAAATGAAGTATTTTGgcttttaatattttgtgaagactgaaaacagaagaCTGTTGATTCCTCAGCCTGTAAATCTGCTCATTTAGCCTCATGAATGGACTGTATCTGTCCCTCCAAGATTTCGTGAGctgtttttgtgattgtttcGGTCTGAAATTATTTCACAGGAGCTTTTCTAAAAAACTGCCATGCATGCATTTTGCAGTGAAATTACGGGGGCATGTGATAATTGCAAAAACAGTTGTGATGCTGTCTCAGATTCAGAGCTTATCTTCATGAGcgttcagtgtttcccacagaattagaatctatAGGTGACGGTGGGGGGTTATTTGGGAGGGGGACAGCTGTTCAATGCAGCGCTGAGGGTCCATCACTctgagctgctctcctcctgccctctctgcccagttagcatgagctgacacagcagcagcagataacATCTGAAGCCTGTAAATGGTCTCAACaatctcacacagacacagaaacaactCAGCTCTGTCAATTAACCCCTTAATAAATGTTGGGTaacgttagccatgtgatgctaacagttagccacgtcagtgtgtgtgattcTGTCCTGGGtgcagcagtagtctcatgatgaacagagagagaggaacaggGAAGAGATGAGCGTGGCTCGATAATGAAATAAGACTCTGCCAATTCTAATTAGTCAAatttgctgtaaagttgtggtgactggacaaaattgcaaggtcgtGCAGAATTTGCGTGAACTGTTGCCAtcgcaacatcctggagggactgggCTGCTCACATCACAGCATCTTGGTTATCAGTCAGCGTGAGTGTGTCTTTAAGGGAGGAAAACTTTACCCCATGGCgtattcctcctccttcttcttcttacggcagcagcagcaatagATGATGATAATGAGTGCGATCAAAGCGGCAACAACTCCACCAATGATCCCTGCAGTGGAGCCAATGTTCATGGAAGCTGCAGGATTGAAGGAAGACGAGTTGAGAGAAGAGAAAGACGAAAACAAAGGTATTATAATGCACTGCTAAAGATGTATTCAGTGGGAACACCAAGTTGCCAGACTGTTAATGAAAAGCTGCTATAAAAAAAGGTGTCTCTCACGTGGCATGACCGCAAGGGTGACGTTACAGGTAGTAGAGCGGATCTTGTTAGCTGAGGTGCAGATGTAGAATCCTGATGCCTCTTTGGAGATATTGAATAGAGACAGGATGCCGTCCTctgaaagaaagagaggcagTCACATACAGGCATCACTGTAATcatgattttattgttttaatatttatagACTTTGTTCAGCGCTGCtgcattttaataaaatccAATCAGTAATCAATGCTTTTTATTGTAGTAATTGAAAATGTTATTGTACTGTATTCTGATTTTAGCTGATCAGACATTTAGCTACAACAAGTAGCAAGAAACTGCAATACAGAAATACCATATATGGATTATGTTGTTTGAGGTCATTTTACAACAGTGTTGCCACAAAAGTACACTGAGAAGACTGTAAAatgattttccgccattttgaattttttgaaaaacacttcaaatcgatctcttcctaggaagtttgactgatctgcatgaaacatggtgaacataatctagggaccaatatctaaagttccctcttggcaaaagttggaaaacttactaaaactgagcttctataaggcaatgaatattgcggagggcgtggctcatcacataaaggtgtataacatctcaagggtttcaccgatcaccacgcaactttgtaggcatatgaccacacataatctgaggggagccctccattattgaccccatcaaacaaaatgggggcgctagagagctaatttcttatctaggcctaattttcactaAACACGATTTTTtgctaaacttggtagatatgtagaacaggacgcctcaaggtgactggagaaatttaactctaattggcaactgggtggcgctataacaacagaaaaatgcttaaaaatggcaaCAATTcgaccaatcgctgtggctccccctgtggccgaatgttttgttgttttttctaatttttggtatgactaagtcatggtatggtatgctgtacataatcatggaaactgtcagtgtgtcattctgtaagtcagtcattctaccagtgcgccccacttttaagtcaatacaacatataaacactttaactatctgcctttcaacgtgctacctcaactactaatgtacagttttaacTATCCCagtattggcaatggtactattgtactttcaataaagcaatcgtactatcaaattcacaaaaactgaatacattgctcttcttaatgggttcagttgactatttcatctgcaatttcctatgacctgtatcccaaacacacaccatgtgaaactgtacgtgggcaactgtgcactcaatgggtatggactagtttatattacttgtataaatcTAGATTTGTGGATCTTCTGCAGAGGTAGGTAGACCTTTGTGTGCTGACAGATGACTTGTATGTTCTTGTCAGACACCATGTCACTGATACTTACTGTCTGTGGATCTTGGGAGTGGAACACGAGGTACATTCCTGACATCTCGACTATCCCACTTGTAAGTGGGTGGCGGCGAGCCTTCCTCAGACTTACAGGTCAGGTTGATGTTTTGGCCGTACTCTGCCTTCCCCTCGATCTTACAGATGGGCGTAGATGGAGCCACTAGGGGGAAAAAAGTGTGATTTGTCCTTCAACATCCTTTATTCCATGGAAAACACACGCTTACGTTGCCAAAGCAAGTGTAAAATAAACCCCaaaactgtgtgtacagtgtgtaaaGACCTACCAGAATTTGGTTTATAtacacatcactgctgactgGGGTACGCATCTGACACACCCACTGAACGAGAGATGACATACTTTAAAGTCCGTTGCCCGCTGTTTCCCACCATTTTGAGGAAGTATGTCGTTCAGTCTGGAAGCCGTAGCAAAATGATGCACACCGTTTTGAGATTGAATGTGCCCCAGGCTTTGAAGTACATTTTCTCTTGTTTGGTaggtgtgtcagaggtgttacTTAGTCATTAGCAACATGTATATAAACCAAATCGTGGTAGATCTTTACTTACTGTGCAtataattttgtctttatttcacACTTACTTTGGCAATTTAATTGTATGTTTCCCATGCAAATAAAGCCCTCCGTAACACAACAGGAAGGTAAACCCACCACCTTTTCTGTTTAAACCAATGTTCTAAAAAACAGGAAGCAAAGTGGTTATCACAGTATGTTTCTTTTTGATAatctacttttactttagtttttttGCCCTTCATTGCTATAAGCATGACGTGTCACAGTAGCTTTCATTACAGAACATTTAAATGCTTAACATGATATTCACTAAGCTTTCCAATACTTAGAGTACAATACCTGATATTACCTGAAACAACGTGCAATACACAACTCTTTTCACATTCACTTTTTAACACACagaatatttctttaaaaacaaaacaaaaccttacCTAGAACCACCACACGAGCAGTGTCAGCCGGCTTGCCCTCATCGTCACCGGGAATCTGGACACGACACTCAAACACCTTGTTCTCTGCTAGTGTGATGGAGGACAGCTTCAGGTCGGCCTTTCCCTTGGGAACATCTACGTCCAGGGCCACCCGGCCTTCGTACAGCGATTTGATGTCAAGGGTTTTGGAACCAGAATAGTAAGTGAGGATCAAGGTCTGTTAGACAATGAGAGCAATGGAGGAACATTAAAGtcagaggaaaacaaagttCTATTGATTGACAGATAAAAGAATCATACACATGTGTACATAGAAACACACTGTAGGAGTCTGACCTCTTCAGCGTTGGCTTGTGCA
The Epinephelus lanceolatus isolate andai-2023 chromosome 2, ASM4190304v1, whole genome shotgun sequence DNA segment above includes these coding regions:
- the LOC117251244 gene encoding cell surface A33 antigen-like — its product is MQVSAMERRISTLTLLCLVLSGVGALDVNIPKEVYEYARGDNITLPCSFKPKATNPPMIVISWSAEGAQANAEETLILTYYSGSKTLDIKSLYEGRVALDVDVPKGKADLKLSSITLAENKVFECRVQIPGDDEGKPADTARVVVLVAPSTPICKIEGKAEYGQNINLTCKSEEGSPPPTYKWDSRDVRNVPRVPLPRSTDKDGILSLFNISKEASGFYICTSANKIRSTTCNVTLAVMPPSMNIGSTAGIIGGVVAALIALIIIIYCCCCRKKKKEEEYAMGVRGEEYSDKEPPRNGESRRADGQEDNHGYDDRARSPGDRSDRYEERRERNYENRRDVDNRGRDYDDRRSDYDDRRSDYADRRSDYDDRRSDYNDRRSDYTERRDRYSDRNERYDDEGRYEDDRRYNDDRRDRRNDDDRYEEPYDDRDPDRPPVPANKPPRKDYDV